In Acidaminococcus fermentans DSM 20731, one genomic interval encodes:
- the ispD gene encoding 2-C-methyl-D-erythritol 4-phosphate cytidylyltransferase, producing the protein MNNELVCIIAAAGMGKRLGLGYNKNYACIRGIPILVRSLHQMSQVPGLDLALVAVAPGEEEGARQLLEEWQPRQFPNLSWNIVTGGKERQDSVANALARLPENTQWVAVHDGARPFADPELIQRVWDKARETGAAVAAVPCKDTIKMADLEKSVERTLDRSRLWAVQTPQIFRPGLLREGFSLAREQHLDVTDDASLVEALRKKVGLVMGSYDNRKITTPEDLDWAQDLAARREGKNMEFRIGSGYDVHRLVEGRPLILCGVTVPWDRGLDGHSDADVALHALMDALLGAAGMGDIGRLFPDTDDAYLGADSRKLLAAVLEKLRAAGWQVNNVDVTIIAQRPKLAPYEPAMLENLLTDLGLPRDAVNVKATTTEKLGFTGRGEGIAAEAVASLTR; encoded by the coding sequence ATGAACAACGAATTGGTTTGCATCATTGCCGCCGCAGGTATGGGAAAAAGGCTGGGTTTGGGGTATAATAAAAATTATGCCTGTATCCGTGGCATCCCCATCCTGGTCCGCAGCCTGCACCAGATGAGCCAGGTGCCCGGCCTGGACCTGGCCCTGGTGGCCGTAGCCCCGGGAGAAGAGGAGGGGGCCCGGCAGCTGCTGGAAGAATGGCAGCCCCGGCAGTTCCCGAACCTGTCCTGGAACATCGTCACCGGCGGGAAAGAACGGCAGGACTCCGTGGCCAATGCCCTGGCCCGGCTGCCGGAAAATACCCAGTGGGTGGCGGTCCACGACGGCGCCCGTCCCTTTGCGGATCCGGAACTGATCCAGCGGGTCTGGGACAAGGCCCGGGAAACGGGAGCGGCTGTGGCGGCAGTGCCCTGCAAGGACACCATCAAAATGGCGGACCTGGAAAAATCCGTGGAACGGACCCTGGACCGGAGCCGTCTGTGGGCGGTCCAGACCCCCCAGATTTTCCGCCCCGGCCTGCTCCGGGAAGGCTTTTCTCTGGCCCGGGAGCAGCATCTGGATGTAACCGACGACGCCAGCCTGGTGGAAGCGCTCCGGAAAAAAGTGGGCCTGGTGATGGGCTCCTATGACAACCGGAAGATCACCACGCCGGAAGACCTGGACTGGGCCCAGGATCTGGCAGCACGCAGGGAGGGAAAGAACATGGAATTTCGAATCGGCTCCGGCTATGATGTCCATCGTCTGGTGGAAGGCCGTCCCTTGATCCTCTGCGGGGTCACCGTGCCCTGGGACAGGGGACTGGATGGCCATTCCGATGCGGATGTGGCGCTCCATGCCCTGATGGATGCCTTGCTGGGGGCGGCCGGCATGGGGGATATCGGGCGGCTGTTCCCGGATACGGATGATGCCTATCTGGGGGCGGACAGCCGGAAACTGCTGGCGGCTGTGCTGGAAAAACTCCGCGCTGCCGGCTGGCAGGTGAACAATGTGGATGTGACCATCATCGCCCAGCGGCCCAAACTGGCTCCCTATGAGCCGGCCATGCTGGAGAATCTGCTCACAGACCTGGGGCTGCCCCGGGACGCTGTGAACGTAAAGGCCACCACCACGGAAAAACTGGGCTTTACCGGCCGGGGAGAAGGCATCGCTGCCGAAGCCGTGGCCAGTCTTACAAGATAA
- the gltX gene encoding glutamate--tRNA ligase has protein sequence MEKKLKVRFAPSPTGPFHIGGARSALFNWLLARKENGVMLLRIEDTDRDRSKPEWEANIKAALKWLGIDWDEGVDVGGPNGPYRQMERLDIYKKYTDKLLAEGKAYYCYCTPEELEAEREALTAQGKMPRYMGKCRNLTPEQRAAYEAEGRKPTIRFRVPENEDIVVHDEVRGDVHFDSNGIGDFVIVKSDGIPTYNYAVVIDDALMGVNCVIRAEEHLSNTPRQLLLYDALGFEKPTFGHISLILGPDHKKMSKRHGATSVDQYRQMGYLPDAIVNFLALLGWSPNSDQEIFSREELIQQFSLDHVAKNPAVFDIKKLNWLNAHYMRQLSDEDYVAFAVPFMKEAGYMTGEETGEKLEWLKKVILTARDQAEFGKEIPEKVALYFTDEFDFETPEAEAVLKEETVPQVMGLFLDKLAAAEGLDHAATKALFKAVQKETKLGGKKVFMPVRVALTGNQHGPELAEMIPLLGKERVASRIRGSLAKAGVNL, from the coding sequence ATGGAAAAGAAACTGAAAGTACGTTTTGCACCCAGCCCCACCGGGCCGTTCCACATCGGAGGCGCCCGTTCCGCTCTGTTCAACTGGCTGCTGGCCCGGAAGGAAAACGGGGTCATGCTGCTGCGGATCGAAGATACCGACCGGGACCGGTCCAAACCGGAATGGGAAGCCAACATCAAGGCTGCCCTGAAATGGCTGGGCATCGACTGGGATGAAGGCGTGGACGTGGGAGGTCCCAACGGCCCCTACCGCCAGATGGAACGGCTGGATATTTATAAAAAATACACTGACAAGCTGCTGGCAGAAGGCAAGGCCTATTACTGCTACTGCACCCCGGAAGAACTGGAAGCGGAACGGGAAGCCCTGACCGCCCAGGGGAAAATGCCCCGGTACATGGGCAAATGCCGGAACCTGACTCCGGAACAGCGGGCCGCCTACGAAGCGGAAGGCCGGAAACCCACCATCCGGTTCCGGGTACCGGAAAATGAAGACATCGTGGTCCATGATGAAGTCCGCGGGGATGTGCATTTCGATTCCAACGGCATCGGGGACTTTGTCATCGTGAAAAGCGACGGCATCCCCACCTACAACTACGCCGTGGTCATCGACGATGCCCTGATGGGGGTCAACTGCGTGATCCGGGCAGAAGAACATCTGTCCAACACCCCCCGGCAGCTGCTGCTGTACGATGCCCTGGGCTTTGAAAAACCCACCTTCGGCCATATTTCCCTGATCCTGGGACCGGACCACAAGAAGATGAGCAAACGGCACGGGGCCACCTCCGTGGATCAGTACCGGCAGATGGGCTATCTGCCCGATGCCATTGTGAACTTCCTGGCACTCCTGGGCTGGTCTCCCAATTCCGACCAGGAAATCTTCTCCCGGGAAGAACTGATCCAGCAGTTCTCTCTGGACCATGTGGCCAAGAACCCGGCCGTATTCGACATCAAGAAACTGAACTGGCTGAACGCCCACTATATGCGCCAGCTGTCCGATGAGGACTATGTGGCCTTTGCGGTGCCCTTCATGAAGGAAGCCGGCTACATGACCGGGGAAGAAACCGGCGAAAAGCTGGAATGGCTGAAGAAGGTCATCCTCACCGCCCGGGACCAGGCGGAATTCGGGAAGGAAATCCCTGAAAAAGTGGCCCTGTACTTCACCGATGAATTCGATTTCGAAACCCCGGAAGCGGAAGCTGTCCTGAAGGAAGAAACGGTGCCCCAGGTGATGGGCCTGTTCCTGGACAAACTGGCCGCTGCGGAAGGCCTGGACCATGCAGCCACCAAGGCCCTGTTCAAGGCCGTACAGAAAGAAACCAAACTGGGGGGCAAGAAAGTATTCATGCCCGTCCGGGTGGCTCTCACCGGCAATCAGCACGGACCGGAACTGGCGGAAATGATTCCCCTCCTGGGCAAAGAACGTGTGGCATCCCGGATCCGGGGCAGCCTGGCCAAAGCCGGCGTGAACCTGTAA
- the cysS gene encoding cysteine--tRNA ligase — MSIRVYNDMTRQKEEFVPLHPGKVGIYVCGVTPYNHPHIGNARPFVVWDTIRRFLDHEGYDVTYVQNFTDVDDKIIRAANEEGVTWDVIANRYIKAYFEVMDKLHVKRAHIYPRVSEHIPDIIHTVQELINNGYGYVVDGDVYYRVERFSHYGELSGRKLDDMMAGARVDVDERKENPMDFALWKSAKPGEPSWDSPWGKGRPGWHIECSTMSTKYLGNTLDFHGGGSDLIFPHHENEIAQSEGATGVHPFVRYWVHNGFITINEEKMSKSLGNFKTVYDLLKEYEPETIRYFILNTHYRSPLDFSQERLAEAGRSLERLRTAQNNLQEIQQVITVGPDAESLALRDKVEELRKGFFDAMSDDFNTSLAISYLFALAKEINVYHNAIISGAKKPDGKLVEQIDKAWKEMIGVIGILENQPAANGEGGAVSNEEAEIAARIEERQAARKARDFAKADAIRDELAAKGIILEDTPQGVRWKRK; from the coding sequence ATGAGCATCCGTGTTTATAATGATATGACCCGGCAGAAAGAGGAATTCGTTCCTCTCCATCCGGGGAAAGTGGGGATCTATGTGTGCGGGGTCACCCCCTACAACCATCCCCATATCGGCAATGCCCGCCCCTTTGTGGTGTGGGATACCATCCGCCGGTTCCTGGACCACGAAGGGTACGATGTGACCTATGTCCAGAACTTCACCGATGTGGACGACAAGATCATCCGGGCCGCCAATGAAGAAGGGGTCACCTGGGATGTGATTGCCAACCGGTACATCAAGGCTTATTTCGAAGTGATGGACAAACTCCATGTGAAGCGGGCCCACATCTATCCCCGGGTTTCCGAACACATTCCCGACATCATCCACACCGTCCAGGAGCTCATCAACAACGGTTACGGTTATGTGGTGGACGGGGACGTGTACTACCGGGTGGAAAGATTCAGCCATTACGGGGAACTGTCCGGCCGGAAACTGGACGACATGATGGCCGGCGCCCGGGTGGACGTGGACGAACGGAAAGAGAACCCCATGGATTTCGCCCTGTGGAAATCCGCCAAACCGGGAGAACCTTCCTGGGACAGCCCCTGGGGCAAAGGCCGGCCGGGCTGGCACATTGAATGCTCCACCATGAGCACCAAATACCTGGGCAACACCCTGGATTTCCATGGCGGCGGCAGCGACCTGATCTTCCCCCATCATGAAAACGAAATCGCCCAGAGCGAAGGGGCCACCGGGGTCCATCCCTTTGTCCGGTACTGGGTCCACAACGGATTCATCACCATCAACGAAGAAAAAATGTCCAAATCCCTGGGCAACTTCAAGACCGTGTACGATCTGCTGAAGGAATACGAACCGGAAACCATCCGCTATTTCATCCTGAACACCCATTACCGCAGTCCCCTGGACTTCAGCCAGGAACGGCTGGCGGAAGCGGGACGGAGCCTGGAACGGCTGCGTACGGCTCAGAACAACCTGCAGGAAATCCAGCAGGTGATCACCGTGGGGCCGGATGCGGAAAGCCTGGCGCTCCGGGACAAAGTGGAAGAACTGCGGAAAGGGTTCTTCGATGCCATGAGCGACGACTTCAACACCTCCCTGGCCATCAGCTACCTGTTTGCCCTGGCCAAGGAAATCAACGTATACCACAATGCTATCATCAGCGGTGCCAAGAAGCCTGATGGCAAACTGGTGGAACAGATCGACAAGGCCTGGAAGGAAATGATCGGGGTCATCGGGATCCTGGAAAACCAGCCGGCTGCCAACGGAGAAGGGGGCGCGGTGAGCAACGAGGAAGCGGAAATCGCCGCCAGGATCGAAGAACGCCAGGCTGCCCGGAAAGCCCGGGATTTTGCCAAAGCCGATGCCATCCGTGACGAACTGGCTGCCAAGGGAATCATCCTGGAAGACACGCCCCAGGGCGTACGGTGGAAGAGAAAGTGA
- a CDS encoding Mini-ribonuclease 3: MRYEQYQRLLDHVLATCGETQTMPEPRLIHPVELAYIGDAVFSLYVRMRILPVSSHVQVLHDLASRMVSAVMQAKAMDALEPELTEEEAQIARRGRNTKSTVPKSASVREYRQGTAFEALMGYLYLMDRKDRLQALMDHSFELIRQAMEEERKQKRK, encoded by the coding sequence GTGAGATACGAACAGTATCAGCGGCTCCTGGACCATGTGCTGGCCACCTGCGGAGAAACCCAGACTATGCCGGAACCCCGGCTGATCCATCCGGTGGAACTGGCCTATATCGGGGATGCGGTGTTTTCCCTGTACGTGCGGATGCGGATCCTGCCCGTCAGCAGCCATGTACAGGTGCTCCACGATCTGGCCAGCCGGATGGTGTCTGCAGTGATGCAGGCCAAAGCCATGGACGCCCTGGAACCGGAACTCACCGAAGAAGAAGCCCAGATTGCCCGCCGGGGACGGAACACCAAAAGCACCGTGCCCAAAAGCGCCAGTGTCCGGGAATACCGTCAGGGCACGGCCTTTGAGGCCCTTATGGGCTATCTGTATCTCATGGACCGGAAAGACCGGCTCCAGGCCCTGATGGACCATTCCTTTGAACTGATCCGCCAGGCCATGGAGGAGGAAAGGAAACAGAAGAGAAAATGA
- the thyX gene encoding FAD-dependent thymidylate synthase produces MHVKLLRYTPEPDRTVAMSARLCYSPIGAAELENKMTDQEVASLVRRLGQMGHTSTFEHVSFTFAIEGVSRVLTHQLVRHRIASYSQQSQRYVKEHDFETILPPTLAARPECKKEFEELCGKIQDLYNKWTEAGVPAEDARYILPNAAETKIVVTMNARSLLHFFQLRCCSRAQWEIRALAWEMLRQVKEVAPILFEKAGPTCESDRVCHEGKMSCGRLEKLLAQDAAKAGEKA; encoded by the coding sequence ATGCACGTAAAACTGCTCCGCTATACCCCCGAACCGGACCGGACCGTGGCCATGAGCGCCCGGCTCTGCTATTCTCCCATCGGGGCGGCGGAACTGGAAAACAAAATGACGGACCAGGAAGTGGCCAGCCTGGTACGCCGGCTGGGCCAGATGGGGCATACCTCCACCTTTGAGCATGTAAGCTTCACCTTTGCCATCGAAGGGGTATCCCGGGTACTGACCCATCAGCTGGTGCGCCACCGGATCGCTTCCTACAGCCAGCAGAGCCAGCGGTATGTGAAGGAACATGATTTCGAGACCATCCTGCCGCCCACCCTGGCTGCCCGGCCCGAATGCAAAAAAGAATTCGAGGAGCTGTGCGGAAAGATCCAGGATTTGTACAACAAATGGACGGAGGCGGGGGTGCCGGCGGAAGATGCCCGGTATATCCTGCCCAACGCGGCGGAGACCAAGATCGTGGTCACCATGAATGCCCGGAGCCTGCTCCATTTCTTCCAGCTCCGGTGCTGCTCCCGGGCCCAGTGGGAAATCCGTGCCCTGGCCTGGGAAATGCTCCGGCAGGTGAAGGAAGTGGCGCCTATCCTCTTTGAAAAAGCCGGCCCCACCTGCGAAAGTGACCGGGTCTGCCACGAAGGGAAAATGAGCTGCGGACGGCTGGAAAAGCTCCTGGCCCAGGATGCCGCCAAAGCCGGGGAGAAGGCGTAA
- a CDS encoding phosphatase PAP2 family protein → MHLETHYDRTYARLTRPFRTRPWAIRGLFLLNGGLVILMYIAYPLLLWQLWQQGGLAGNTALQKAFWIPALSFLLLTLVRSKINRPRPYEFWTLQPLLPRNKQGESFPSRHVFSSTIIAMTYLYFQPPLGLAFLAVSLASAVVRVLAGVHYPSDVAAGMGAGVVAGLLLWALA, encoded by the coding sequence ATGCACCTGGAAACCCATTACGACCGCACCTATGCCCGCCTTACCCGGCCCTTCCGGACCCGCCCCTGGGCCATCCGGGGCCTGTTTCTTCTGAACGGGGGCCTGGTGATCCTCATGTACATCGCCTATCCCCTGCTTCTGTGGCAGCTGTGGCAGCAGGGCGGCCTGGCCGGTAATACCGCCCTCCAGAAAGCCTTCTGGATCCCGGCCCTTTCCTTCCTGCTGCTCACCCTGGTCCGCAGCAAAATCAACCGGCCCCGGCCCTACGAGTTCTGGACCCTGCAGCCCCTGCTGCCCCGGAACAAGCAGGGAGAATCCTTCCCCAGCCGCCATGTGTTTTCCTCCACCATCATCGCCATGACCTACCTGTACTTCCAACCACCCCTGGGCCTGGCCTTCCTGGCCGTCAGCCTGGCCAGTGCGGTGGTAAGAGTCCTGGCCGGCGTCCACTATCCCAGCGATGTGGCAGCGGGAATGGGGGCGGGGGTTGTGGCCGGACTGCTGCTTTGGGCTCTCGCATAA
- the wbaP gene encoding undecaprenyl-phosphate galactose phosphotransferase WbaP, with the protein MFHTAFSESDPDSFIHHHLNYFLPTIYTITDWVMILLAEFLAYHLRGAVTGNTHFHMPWLNFWVAFPLLFLLFFRQGGIYTKHLGYWKLLETIFRACTYAAGAIVVFVYLSHISASTSRLFVGLLWIFSIILVTLFRYFFTHVLNWAGVGSVPVLLVGAGKTARLVLQGIRDDIGLNFNVIGYVDDAGPQEENVGNLPYLGTFGQVVEVIEKTQVQDVCIAVPGMTPEKLNRLIHVIQPHVRNLSFVPDLIGLPVNGIEVDSLFNERLMFMSLKNNLARSYNRVIKRIFDLVLTTIGVVLLSPIFLLLAILIKLDSRGPVIFAHKRIGKGGKLFPCLKFRTMCVDADQKLKEYLAANPEARKEWEAEFKLKDDPRVTRVGKVLRKTSLDELPQLFNVLIGQMSLVGPRPIVTAEIPKYGPYIKDFYMVHPGITGMWQVNGRSDTTYEERVQMDSWYVRNWGVWLDIMLLWRTFGVVLQHKGAY; encoded by the coding sequence ATGTTCCATACGGCCTTTTCGGAATCCGATCCCGATTCCTTCATCCATCATCACCTGAATTATTTCCTGCCCACCATCTATACCATCACCGACTGGGTGATGATCCTGCTGGCGGAATTCCTGGCGTACCACCTGCGGGGGGCTGTTACCGGGAACACCCATTTCCATATGCCCTGGCTGAACTTCTGGGTGGCCTTTCCATTGCTTTTCCTGCTGTTTTTCCGCCAGGGGGGCATCTACACCAAGCATCTTGGGTACTGGAAGCTGCTGGAAACCATTTTCCGGGCCTGTACCTATGCGGCCGGGGCCATTGTGGTCTTTGTGTACCTGTCCCATATTTCTGCCAGCACCTCCCGGCTTTTCGTAGGACTCCTCTGGATCTTTTCCATTATCCTGGTGACCCTGTTCCGGTACTTCTTCACCCATGTGCTGAACTGGGCTGGGGTGGGGAGTGTTCCGGTGCTCCTGGTGGGGGCCGGAAAAACGGCCCGTCTGGTGCTCCAGGGCATCCGGGACGACATCGGTCTCAACTTCAATGTAATCGGTTATGTGGATGACGCCGGTCCTCAGGAAGAAAACGTGGGAAACCTGCCCTATCTGGGCACCTTTGGCCAGGTGGTGGAGGTCATCGAAAAGACCCAGGTCCAGGATGTGTGCATTGCCGTGCCTGGGATGACTCCGGAAAAACTGAACCGGCTGATCCATGTGATCCAGCCCCATGTGCGGAATCTGTCCTTTGTTCCGGATCTGATCGGTCTGCCGGTGAACGGCATTGAAGTGGATTCCCTGTTCAACGAACGGCTGATGTTCATGAGCCTGAAGAACAACCTGGCCCGGTCCTACAACCGGGTCATCAAACGAATCTTTGACCTGGTGCTGACCACCATCGGCGTGGTCCTTCTGAGCCCCATTTTCCTGCTCCTGGCCATCCTGATCAAGCTGGATTCCCGGGGCCCTGTGATCTTTGCCCATAAGCGGATCGGCAAGGGGGGCAAGCTGTTTCCCTGTTTGAAGTTCCGGACCATGTGCGTGGATGCGGATCAGAAACTGAAAGAATACCTGGCGGCCAATCCGGAAGCCCGGAAAGAATGGGAAGCGGAATTCAAGCTGAAGGATGATCCCCGGGTGACCCGGGTGGGGAAAGTGCTGCGAAAAACCAGTCTGGACGAACTGCCCCAGCTGTTCAACGTACTTATCGGCCAGATGAGCCTGGTGGGCCCCCGGCCCATTGTCACGGCGGAAATCCCCAAATACGGGCCCTACATCAAGGACTTCTACATGGTCCATCCCGGCATCACCGGCATGTGGCAGGTGAACGGCCGTAGCGACACCACCTACGAAGAACGGGTCCAGATGGACTCCTGGTACGTCCGCAACTGGGGCGTATGGCTGGATATCATGCTGCTGTGGAGGACGTTCGGGGTAGTATTGCAGCATAAGGGAGCGTACTGA
- a CDS encoding ATP-binding protein — translation MCIYQGITPHTWGLLLTAVKPDEHDHLNPKQIQELRTLAFVERSENLILLGPPRVGKTHLATAFAVEALHHGKTAYFITLAHLIEDLEKRREKGLLSRRCKFYARPDILVTDEVGYMQLSRQQAELLFQIICARYERGTIIMTSNKYFSDWGEFMSDSVIATAILDRTLHAC, via the coding sequence ATATGCATATACCAAGGAATCACCCCGCATACGTGGGGTCTACTACTTACGGCTGTAAAACCAGATGAGCACGATCATCTGAACCCGAAGCAAATCCAGGAATTGCGTACGCTTGCTTTTGTGGAACGGAGTGAAAACTTGATTCTGCTGGGCCCGCCAAGAGTGGGCAAGACGCATCTGGCCACTGCGTTTGCGGTAGAAGCCTTGCACCATGGTAAAACCGCATACTTCATTACATTAGCCCACCTTATTGAAGATCTGGAGAAGCGCCGGGAAAAAGGTCTATTGTCCAGGCGATGCAAATTTTACGCCCGACCAGATATCCTGGTAACAGATGAAGTTGGCTATATGCAGCTGAGCCGGCAGCAGGCAGAATTGCTGTTCCAGATTATCTGCGCCCGCTATGAGCGGGGCACCATAATTATGACCAGCAACAAGTATTTCAGCGACTGGGGTGAATTCATGAGCGATTCAGTGATTGCGACTGCTATCCTGGACCGAACTTTACACGCATGCTGA